One Vibrio gallaecicus genomic region harbors:
- a CDS encoding DUF58 domain-containing protein, with amino-acid sequence MNIAQDPRISAELSTLMSMKMSASKLILPPSQKAGSKMSGRHQSKYRGRGINFEEFRHYQIGDDVRSLDWKVTLRTGEPHIRVYSEEKDKPVILVVDQRTSMFFSSVDTMKSVVAAHISACCAWSVIKSNDRIGALLFNDFEAKWYKPQRNIAHVSRVLKTLTSMNQSLVTTASKPQSFKPMLSQSISKKSKINSPDKAVTEQPSLSLGLTKLMKLKLKGSLLIFISDFSGMKPDDVERIKWLKRHNDVLGIAINDPMEVNLMFSDPMLISDGNHQLPVSQSMNTKLDDYNKWLGQEKSARQTLFGSAGFPLIELDTSGHHINHFLNKVRG; translated from the coding sequence ATGAATATTGCACAAGACCCTAGAATCTCTGCAGAGTTGAGTACGCTAATGTCCATGAAAATGTCAGCGTCAAAACTCATTCTACCTCCTTCCCAGAAGGCAGGAAGTAAAATGTCAGGTCGTCATCAATCTAAGTACCGTGGTCGGGGGATTAACTTTGAGGAATTCCGTCATTATCAGATAGGTGACGATGTGAGGAGCCTTGATTGGAAAGTGACACTGCGAACCGGAGAGCCTCATATAAGAGTTTACAGTGAAGAAAAAGATAAACCGGTGATCTTAGTCGTTGATCAACGAACAAGTATGTTTTTTTCTTCTGTTGATACAATGAAGTCTGTTGTTGCGGCTCATATCAGCGCCTGTTGCGCTTGGTCGGTAATCAAAAGTAATGATCGAATTGGCGCGTTGTTGTTCAATGATTTTGAAGCTAAGTGGTACAAACCACAAAGAAACATTGCACATGTTTCACGAGTTTTAAAAACACTGACGTCAATGAACCAAAGCTTAGTCACAACTGCTTCTAAACCTCAGTCATTTAAACCAATGCTCTCCCAATCAATTTCGAAGAAGTCAAAGATAAACTCCCCTGATAAGGCTGTGACTGAGCAACCATCTCTGAGTCTTGGATTAACGAAATTAATGAAGCTGAAATTAAAAGGCAGCTTGCTTATATTTATTAGTGACTTCTCTGGTATGAAGCCTGACGATGTTGAAAGGATTAAATGGTTAAAGCGTCATAATGATGTTTTAGGTATTGCTATTAATGACCCTATGGAAGTGAATTTGATGTTCAGTGACCCAATGCTGATCAGCGATGGAAACCATCAACTTCCTGTGAGCCAAAGTATGAACACCAAGCTTGATGACTACAATAAATGGCTTGGGCAAGAAAAATCTGCTCGGCAAACCTTATTTGGCTCTGCGGGTTTCCCTCTTATTGAGCTTGATACTTCTGGTCATCACATTAATCATTTCCTTAATAAAGTAAGAGGGTGA
- a CDS encoding AAA family ATPase, with translation MSQKPNSSIISLFEYVNQRIVGQEHVTKAMVIALLTGGHILLEGLPGTAKTRAVKMISDALGLAFGRVQFTPDLLPSDVTGTQMYQQESASLVFQPGPIFNSIVLADEINRAPAKVQAALLEAMAENTVTVGGESLMLPVPFMVMATQNPIEQEGTYPLPEAQMDRFIMKIEVGYPKREAEMDIIHLMRKEELGEDSDLYKSAETCAFTQEDLIQAKEEIKRIYCSPPIDQYFVDLVIATRQPEQYQHSKLSEWIDVGVSPRASIALDKCSRAHAWIEGRDHVTPDDVRSVVTAVLGHRISPSFEALSDSVTTKQIIDELLLTVPLT, from the coding sequence ATGTCTCAGAAACCCAATTCTTCGATCATTTCACTGTTTGAATACGTTAACCAACGAATTGTTGGACAGGAACATGTGACAAAAGCGATGGTCATTGCGTTATTGACTGGTGGACACATTTTGCTTGAAGGTCTACCTGGTACCGCAAAAACGCGAGCAGTTAAAATGATTTCTGATGCATTAGGCTTGGCATTTGGTCGTGTTCAATTTACTCCAGATTTATTGCCTTCCGATGTCACTGGCACGCAAATGTATCAGCAAGAAAGTGCTTCTTTGGTATTCCAACCGGGTCCTATTTTTAACTCCATCGTTTTAGCCGATGAAATTAACCGTGCTCCTGCGAAAGTTCAGGCTGCTTTATTAGAGGCTATGGCTGAAAATACGGTGACTGTTGGAGGTGAGTCTTTAATGCTTCCGGTTCCATTTATGGTGATGGCTACGCAAAATCCGATTGAACAAGAAGGCACATACCCGTTACCTGAAGCACAGATGGACCGTTTTATCATGAAAATTGAAGTTGGCTATCCAAAACGGGAAGCTGAAATGGACATTATTCATTTAATGCGAAAAGAAGAGCTAGGCGAAGATTCAGACCTTTATAAAAGCGCAGAGACATGTGCTTTTACACAAGAGGATCTGATTCAAGCCAAGGAAGAAATCAAACGTATTTATTGCTCGCCTCCTATCGATCAATACTTTGTCGATTTGGTTATTGCGACAAGGCAACCTGAGCAATATCAACACTCTAAATTGTCGGAGTGGATAGATGTTGGTGTGAGCCCAAGAGCGTCGATAGCATTAGACAAATGCAGTAGGGCTCATGCTTGGATAGAAGGGCGAGATCATGTAACGCCTGATGATGTTCGAAGTGTTGTGACGGCTGTACTTGGCCATCGTATCTCGCCAAGCTTTGAAGCCCTTTCAGACTCTGTGACGACCAAACAAATTATTGATGAGCTTCTTCTCACTGTTCCTTTGACTTAA